The following proteins are encoded in a genomic region of Coffea eugenioides isolate CCC68of chromosome 6, Ceug_1.0, whole genome shotgun sequence:
- the LOC113773237 gene encoding beta-amyrin 28-monooxygenase-like, which produces MEFFYVSLLCLFLLLVTLSLHFLFYKSRSALSGPLPPGKTGWPMVGESLEFLSCGWKGHPEKFVFDRMAKYSSHVFKTHLLGEKAAVFCGAPGNKFLFSNENKLVQAWWPASVDKVFPSSTQTSSKEEAIKMRKMLPNFLKPEALQRYIGIMDHIAGRHFSSGWENKDQVKVFPLCKNYTFWIASRLFVSVEEPTEVAKLLEPFNVLASGLISVPIDLPGTPFNRAVKASNQIRKMLVALIKQRKVDLAEGKASPTKDIMSHMLTTSDENGKFMHELDVADKILGLLIGGHDTASSACTFVIKFLAELPEIYEGVYKEQMEIVKSKAPGELLNWDDIQKMKYSWNVACEVLRLAPPLQGAFREALADFMYNGFSIPKGWKIYWSANTTHRNPECFPEPQKFDPSRFEGSGPAPYTFVPFGGGPRMCPGKEYARLEILVFIHHVVKRFRWEKIIPDEKIVVDPMPIPAKGLPVRLFPHKA; this is translated from the exons ATGGAGTTTTTCTATGTCTCTTTGCTCTGCTTGTTTTTGCTTCTTGTTACACTCTCACTCCATTTCCTCTTCTACAAGAGCAGGTCAGCCTTGTCCGGACCCTTACCGCCCGGTAAGACCGGATGGCCGATGGTGGGAGAAAGCCTTGAGTTCTTGTCCTGTGGGTGGAAAGGCCACCCTGAAAAGTTTGTTTTTGATCGCATGGCCAAGTACTCTTCCCATGTTTTCAAGACTCATCTCTTAGGTGAAAAAGCAGCCGTTTTCTGTGGTGCGCCTGGTAACAAGTTCTTGTTCTCAAATGAGAACAAGCTTGTTCAGGCATGGTGGCCTGCCTCTGTTGACAAGGTCTTCCCGTCTTCAACCCAAACTTCATCAAAAGAGGAGGCCAtcaagatgagaaaaatgctcCCAAACTTCCTCAAACCTGAAGCTTTGCAACGATACATCGGTATCATGGATCATATTGCTGGACGACACTTCTCTTCTGGTTGGGAAAACAAGGATCAAGTGAAAGTTTTCCCTCTTTGCAAGAACTACACGTTTTGGATAGCTTCCAGATTGTTTGTGAGCGTCGAGGAACCAACTGAAGTTGCTAAGTTGCTCGAGCCATTCAACGTTTTGGCATCCGGGCTCATTTCTGTCCCTATTGATTTGCCCGGAACCCCTTTCAACCGTGCTGTTAAGGCCTCTAACCAGATCAGGAAGATGCTTGTGGCCCTTATCAAGCAAAGGAAAGTTGATTTGGCTGAAGGCAAAGCATCACCTACAAAAGATATCATGTCACATATGCTTACAACAAGTGATGAAAACGGAAAATTCATGCATGAATTGGATGTTGCTGATAAGATTCTTGGATTATTGATTGGAGGCCACGATACTGCTAGCTCAGCATGTACTTTCGTTATCAAATTCCTTGCAGAGTTGCCTGAAATTTATGAAGGAGTCTACAAGG AGCAAATGGAGATCGTCAAATCAAAAGCACCAGGTGAACTGTTGAACTGGGATGATATTCAGAAAATGAAGTATTCATGGAATGTTGCATGCGAAGTATTAAGACTTGCTCCTCCGCTCCAAGGTGCTTTTAGAGAAGCTCTTGCTGATTTCATGTACAATGGTTTCTCAATTCCAAAGGGATGGAAG ATATATTGGAGTGCCAATACGACACATAGAAATCCTGAATGCTTCCCAGAACCACAAAAATTCGACCCTTCAAGGTTTGAAGGAAGTGGACCTGCTCCTTATACATTTGTACCTTTTGGTGGAGGTCCTAGAATGTGCCCAGGAAAAGAGTATGCCCGCTTGGAAATACTTGTTTTCATCCATCATGTTGTGAAGAGATTCAGGTGGGAAAAAATAATTCCTGATGAAAAGATTGTCGTGGATCCGATGCCCATTCCTGCCAAGGGACTTCCAGTTCGACTTTTTCCACACAAGGCCTAA
- the LOC113774796 gene encoding uncharacterized protein LOC113774796, whose amino-acid sequence MADSSGTTLMDLITSDQPSSTVPSSAASTTASSTAPPPQTTTANIGAPIPMVVDKKSKKGTLMQIQSDTISAAKAALNPVRANIMPQKQKKRPVSYAQLARSIHELAATSDQKSSQRQLVHHVFPKLAVYNSVDPSLAPSLLMLDQQCEDRTVLRYVYYYLARILSDTGSQGLSPGGGIPTPNWDALADIDAVGGVTRADVVPRIVDRLTSEALNEDVEFHPRRLQALKALTYGPSSSSEILTKLYEIVFSILDKVADPQKRKKGIFGAKGGDKESIIRSNLQYAAISALRRLPLDPGNPAFLHRAVQGVSFADPVAVRHSLEILSELATSDPYAVAMALGKVVQPGGALHDVLHLHDVLARVALARLCHTISRARSLNDRPDIRSQFSSVLYQLLLDPSERVCFEAILCVLGKLDNAERTEERAAGWYRLTREILKLPEAPSVKETKADSKDAAPAKSSKEKSSKTKRPQPLIKLVMRRLESSFRSFSRPVLHAAARVVQEMGKSRAAAFAVGLQDIDEGVHINSFSESSDSYDQDLNETSEGLRRVSSVSNGTSGKDTIAGLLASLMEVVRTTVACECVYVRAMVIKALIWMQSPHESFGELESIIASELSDPSWPATLLNDILLTLHARFKATPDMAVTLLEIARVFATKVPGKIDADVLQLLWKTCLVGAGPDGKHTALEAVTIVLDLPPPQPGSMSELTSIDRVSASDPKSALALQRLVQAAVWFLGENANYAASEYAWESATPPGTALMMLDADKMVAAASSRNPTLAGALTRLQRCAFSGSWEVRIIAAQALATMAIRSGEPYRLQIYEFLHTLEQGGLQSQLADMHVSNGEDQGASGTGLGSLISPMIKVLDEMYGAQDELIKEMRNHDNAKKEWTDEELKKLYETHERLLDLVSLFCYVPRAKYLPLGPTSAKLIDIYRTRHNISASTGLSDPAVATGISDLIYETAKPTPAEPDTLDDDLVNAWAANLGDDGLLGSNAPAMSRVNEFLSGAGTDAPDVEENITSRPSMSYDDMWAKTLLETTEMEEDTRSSGSSSPDSVGSVETSISSHFGGMNYPSLFSSKPSTYGSSQSTERAGGSRFSHPSFGGNSYEGFNSPIKEEPPPYSSPTHQRYESFENPLAGPGSQSFGSHDDERLSSTNRQHGTALYDFTAGGDDELNLTAGEEVEIEYEVDGWFYVKKKRPGRDGKMAGLVPVLYVSQS is encoded by the exons ATGGCG GATTCTTCGGGGACGAcgctgatggatctgatcacgTCGGACCAACCGTCTTCGACAGTACCGTCGTCGGCGGCGTCAACTACTGCTTCCTCGACAGCACCGCCGCCCCAAACTACGACAGCAAATATTGGGGCGCCGATTCCGATGGTGGTGGATAAGAAATCGAAGAAAGGAACGTTAATGCAGATCCAAAGCGATACGATTTCCGCTGCCAAAGCTGCTCTTAACCCTGTCAGAGCTAACATTATGccgcaaaagcaaaagaaaagg CCTGTTTCTTATGCACAATTGGCGAGGAGCATTCATGAATTAGCAGCGACCTCTGATCAA AAAAGTTCCCAGAGGCAATTGGTCCATCATGTGTTTCCCAAACTGGCTGTCTACAACTCTGTTGATCCATCTTTGGCACCATCTCTTCTCATG CTTGATCAGCAGTGTGAGGATAGGACTGTTCTGCGTTATGTTTATTATTACTTGGCCAGAATTCTTTCAGATACTGGTTCACAAGGTTTGAGTCCAGGTGGCGGGATTCCTACTCCTAATTGGGATGCTTTAGCTGACATTGATGCTGTAGGTGGAGTGACACGAGCTGATGTTGTACCTAGAATTGTAGATCGGCTAACCTCTGAGGCCTTAAATGAAGATGTTGAAT TTCATCCACGAAGGCTCCAAGCATTGAAGGCTCTGACATATGGTCCTTCCAGCAGCTCTGAAATCTTGACCAAGTTGTATGAGATTGTGTTTAGCATTCTAGATAAG GTTGCTGACCCTCAAAAACGCAAGAAAGGCATCTTTGGGGCAAAAGGAGGCGACAAAGAG TCTATCATTCGAAGTAACTTGCAATATGCTGCCATAAGTGCTTTGAGAAGACTTCCTCTTGATCCGGGAAATCCAGCATTTCTTCATCGTGCTGTACAAGG AGTTTCATTTGCTGATCCAGTAGCTGTTAGGCATTCTTTGGAAATTCTATCTGAACTAGCCACAAGCGATCCATATGCTGTCGCAATGGCGTTGG GAAAGGTTGTGCAACCTGGTG GGGCTCTGCATGATGTTCTTCATTTGCATGACGTTCTTGCAAGAGTTGCATTAGCCAGGTTGTGCCATACGATTTCTAGAGCTCGATCACTAAATG ATCGGCCAGATATTAGGTCTCAGTTTAGTTCCGTGCTCTATCAGCTCCTCCTTGACCCCAGCGAAAGAGTTTGTTTTGAGGCTATCCTCTGTGTATTAGGAAAGCTGGATAATGCAGAGAG GACTGAGGAACGAGCTGCTGGATGGTATCGTCTGACAAGAGAGATTCTTAAGCTTCCTGAAGCACCTTCTGTCAAAGAGACAAAGGCTGATTCTAAAGATGCTGCTCCTGCAAAGAGCTCTAAAGAAAAATCTTCAAAGACAAAGCGGCCTCAACCGCTCATAAAACTTGTAATGAGGAG GTTGGAGAGTTCTTTCCGTAGTTTCTCTCGTCCTGTACTTCATGCTGCAGCTAGGGTTGTCCAGGAAATGGGGAAAAGCCGTGCTGCAGCTTTTGCTGTTGGTTTACAGGATATAGATGAAGGAGTTCACATTAATTCATTCTCTGAAAGTAGTGATTCATATGATCAAGATCTGAATGAGACATCTGAGG GTCTTCGTCGCGTTTCCTCGGTATCTAATGGAACAAGTGGCAAGGACACAATTGCAGGCCTATTAGCTTCCCTAATGGAGGTGGTACGAACAACTGTTGCATGTGAATGTGTTTATGTTCGTGCTATGGTAATAAAAGCTCTCATATGGATGCAAAGTCCACATGAAtcatttggtgaactagaatcCATCATTGCATCTGAGCTTTCGGATCCATCTTGGCCAGCAACATTACTAAATGATATATTGCTTACATTGCACGCTCGTTTTAAG GCTACACCAGATATGGCTGTTACTCTTCTTGAAATTGCAAGGGTTTTTGCTACCAAAGTTCCTGGGAAGATCGATGCTGATGTTCTGCAACTACTGTGGAAA ACTTGTCTTGTCGGAGCTGGCCCTGATGGAAAGCACACAGCTCTTGAGGCAGTCACAATAGTGCTAGATTTACCACCTCCACAGCCTGGCTCAATGTCTGAGCTTACCTCAATTGACAGGGTATCAGCATCCGATCCAAAATCTGCTTTGGCTTTGCAACGTTTAGTCCAAGCAGCG GTTTGGTTCCTTGGAGAGAATGCAAATTATGCTGCCTCTGAGTATGCTTGGGAATCAGCTACACCTCCTGGTACTGCATTAATGATGTTAGATGCGGATAAAATGGTTGCTGCTGCAAGTTCTCGCAATCCGACTCTTGCTGGTGCTCTAACTCGGCTCCAAAGATGCGCTTTCAGTGGTAGCTGGGAG GTTCGTATTATTGCTGCTCAGGCTCTTGCAACTATGGCAATTAGATCTGGCGAGCCTTACAGGCTGCAAATCTATGAATTTTTACACACCTTAGAACAGGGTGGTCTGCAGTCTCAACTTGCAGATATGCATGTTAGTAATGGAGAAGATCAGGGAGCTAGTGGTACTGGCCTTGGATCTTTAATAAGTCCTATGATAAAAGTCCTTGACGAAATGTATGGTGCACAAGATGAGCTGATAAA GGAGATGCGGAATCATGACAATGCCAAAAAGGAGTGGACAGATGAGGAGCTTAAGAAACTATATGAAACTCATGAGAGACTGTTAGATCTTGTTTCACTGTTTTGTTATGTACCAAGAGCCAAATATCTTCCTTTAGGGCCAACAAG TGCAAAACTCATTGACATTTACCGCACTCGGCATAATATAAGTGCATCAACCGGCCTCAGTGACCCAGCTGTTGCCACTGGCATTTCTGATCTTATCTATGAAACAGCCAAACCAACGCCTGCTGAGCCTGACACACTTGATGATGACCTTGTAAATGCATGGGCTGCAAACCTTGGTGATGATGGCTTGTTGGGAAGTAATGCTCCTGCAATGAGTAGG GTAAATGAATTCCTTTCTGGTGCTGGTACCGATGCTCCTGACGTTGAGGAGAATATTACTTCTAGACCTTCCATGAGTTACGACGATATGTGGGCAAAGACTCTTTTAGAGACCACAGAAATGGAG GAAGATACAAGGTCTTCTGGTTCTTCTTCCCCTGACTCGGTTGGATCGGTTGAGACATCGATATCATCTCATTTTGGTGGAATGAACTATCCATCGCTGTTCAGTTCGAAGCCCTCCACTTATGGTTCTTCTCAGTCCACG GAGAGGGCTGGTGGAAGCAGATTTAGCCATCCTTCCTTTGGAGGAAACTCATATGAGGGTTTTAATTCCCCG ATAAAAGAAGAGCCTCCCCCATATTCATCTCCTACCCATCAAAGATACGAGTCATTTGAGAACCCCTTAGCTGGTCCTGGCTCACAAAGTTTTGGATCCCATGATGATGAGCGACTCTCTTCCACAAATCGACAACATGGcacagctctttatgactttacTGCTGGTGGTGATGATGAG CTGAATCTGACGGCAGGAGAAGAGGTTGAAATTGAATATGAAGTAGATGGCTGGTTTTAT GTGAAGAAAAAACGCCCTGGGAGGGACGGTAAAATGGCTGGGCTTGTCCCTGTACTGTATGTCAGTCAGTCCTGA